One window of the Saccopteryx bilineata isolate mSacBil1 chromosome 2, mSacBil1_pri_phased_curated, whole genome shotgun sequence genome contains the following:
- the OR1N1 gene encoding olfactory receptor 1N1, whose product MENQSCISEFFLRGLSGSAEQQQLFFGLFLSMYVINLTGNLLIILAISSDPHLHTPMYFFLANLSFVDMGLTSSSVTKMLVNTQTQHHTISYAGCLTQMYFLLMFGDLDNFFLAVMAYDRYVAICRPLHYSAIMNPRVCALLLVLCWVLTHAIALTHTLLMVRLSFCAVGEIAHFYCDIIPVLRLSCSDTHVNKLMVLALSSPALIIPFIFIVISYIHIVLAILRIRTPGGAGKAFSTCSSHLCAVCVFYGTLFSAHLGPTSLASEEKNIAIAAVYTVVIPMLNPFIYSLRNKDMKGALKRLLSSRRVFSS is encoded by the coding sequence ATGGAAAACCAGTCCTGCATCTCTGAATTTTTCCTCCGGGGATTATCTGGGTCAGCAGAGCAACAACAATTATTCTTTGGTCTTTTCCTGAGTATGTATGTTATCAACTTGACTGGGAACCTGCTCATCATCCTGGCCATCAGCTCTGACCCACACCTCCACAcgcccatgtacttcttcctggcCAATCTGTCTTTTGTTGACATGGGTTTAACATCTTCCTCAGTTACCAAAATGCTGGTGAATACTCAGACTCAGCATCACACCATCTCCTATGCTGGTTGCCTCACACAAATGTATTTCTTACTGATGTTTGGTGATCTGGACAACTTCTTCCTAGCAGTAATGGCCTATGACCGCTATGTGGCCATTTGCCGCCCTCTCCACTATTCTGCCATCATGAACCCCCGTGTCTGTGCCCTGCTGCTCGTGTTGTGCTGGGTCCTCACCCACGCCATTGCCCTGACTCACACGCTCCTCATGGTTCGGCTGTCCTTCTGTGCTGTTGGGGAAATAGCGCACTTTTACTGTGACATAATTCCTGTCCTGCGTCTGTCGTGTTCTGACACCCACGTCAACAAGTTGATGGTTTTGGCCTTATCAAGCCCAGCACTCATCATCCCgtttattttcattgttatcTCCTACATCCACATTGTGTTGGCCATCCTCAGGATCCGGACTCCCGGTGGGGCGGGAAAGGCCTTCTCCACCTGCAGTTCTCATCTCTGTGCTGTCTGTGTGTTCTATGGGACCCTCTTTAGTGCCCACCTGGGCCCCACCTCTCTCGCCTCTGAAGAGAAGAACATTGCAATAGCTGCAGTGTACACCGTGGTGATCCCCATGCTGAACCCCTTCATCTACAGCCTAAGGAACAAGGACATGAAGGGGGCCCTTAAGCGGCTGCTCAGTAGCAGGAGAGTTTTTTCCTCTTAG